In Kitasatospora sp. NA04385, a single genomic region encodes these proteins:
- the sufB gene encoding Fe-S cluster assembly protein SufB: MTDIAHPELEGLGTYEYGWADSDTAGAAAKRGLSEDVVRDISAKKNETEWMLDLRLKGLKLFGKKPMPTWGSDLSGIDFDNIKYFVRSTEKQAESWEDLPADIKATYDKLGIPEAEKQRLVAGVAAQYESEVVYHQIREDLEEQGVIFLDTDTALKQHPELFKEYFGTVIPAGDNKFAALNTAVWSGGSFIYVPKGVHVDIPLQAYFRINTENMGQFERTLIIVDEDAYVHYVEGCTAPIYSSDSLHSAVVEIIVKKGGRCRYTTIQNWSNNVYNLVTKRAVAYEGATMEWIDGNIGSKVTMKYPAVYLMGEHAKGETLSIAFAGEGQHQDAGAKMVHMAPNTSSNIVSKSVARGGGRTSYRGLIEIGEGSKGAKSNVLCDALLVDTVSRSDTYPYVDVREDDVSMGHEATVSKVSEDQLFYLMSRGMTEFEAMAMIVRGFVEPIARELPMEYALELNRLIELQMEGSVG; the protein is encoded by the coding sequence ATGACTGACATCGCACACCCCGAGCTCGAAGGCCTCGGCACGTACGAGTACGGCTGGGCCGACTCGGACACCGCCGGCGCCGCCGCCAAGCGCGGCCTGAGCGAGGACGTGGTCCGCGACATCTCGGCGAAGAAGAACGAGACCGAGTGGATGCTCGACCTCCGCCTCAAGGGCCTCAAGCTGTTCGGCAAGAAGCCCATGCCGACCTGGGGCTCCGACCTGTCGGGCATCGACTTCGACAACATCAAGTACTTCGTGCGCTCGACCGAGAAGCAGGCGGAGTCCTGGGAGGACCTGCCCGCCGACATCAAGGCGACGTACGACAAGCTCGGCATCCCGGAGGCGGAGAAGCAGCGCCTGGTGGCCGGCGTCGCCGCCCAGTACGAGTCCGAGGTCGTCTACCACCAGATCCGCGAGGACCTGGAGGAGCAGGGCGTCATCTTCCTGGACACCGACACCGCGCTCAAGCAGCACCCGGAGCTCTTCAAGGAGTACTTCGGCACCGTCATCCCGGCCGGCGACAACAAGTTCGCCGCGCTGAACACCGCGGTGTGGTCCGGCGGCTCGTTCATCTACGTGCCGAAGGGCGTGCACGTGGACATCCCGCTGCAGGCCTACTTCCGGATCAACACCGAGAACATGGGCCAGTTCGAGCGGACGCTGATCATCGTCGACGAGGACGCCTACGTCCACTACGTCGAGGGCTGCACCGCGCCGATCTACTCCTCGGACTCGCTGCACTCCGCGGTGGTCGAGATCATCGTCAAGAAGGGCGGCCGCTGCCGCTACACGACCATCCAGAACTGGTCGAACAACGTCTACAACCTGGTCACCAAGCGCGCCGTGGCGTACGAGGGCGCGACCATGGAGTGGATCGACGGCAACATCGGCTCCAAGGTCACCATGAAGTACCCGGCCGTCTACCTGATGGGCGAGCACGCCAAGGGCGAGACGCTGTCGATCGCCTTCGCGGGCGAGGGCCAGCACCAGGACGCCGGCGCGAAGATGGTCCACATGGCGCCGAACACCTCCTCCAACATCGTCTCCAAGTCGGTGGCGCGCGGCGGCGGCCGGACCTCCTACCGCGGCCTGATCGAGATCGGCGAGGGCTCCAAGGGCGCCAAGTCCAACGTGCTGTGCGACGCGCTGCTGGTGGACACCGTCTCCCGCTCGGACACCTACCCGTACGTGGACGTCCGCGAGGACGACGTGTCGATGGGCCACGAGGCGACCGTCTCCAAGGTCTCCGAGGACCAGCTGTTCTACCTGATGAGCCGGGGCATGACCGAGTTCGAGGCGATGGCGATGATCGTCCGCGGCTTCGTCGAGCCGATCGCCCGCGAGCTGCCGATGGAGTACGCGCTGGAGCTGAACCGGCTGATCGAGCTGCAGATGGAGGGCTCGGTCGGCTGA
- the sufD gene encoding Fe-S cluster assembly protein SufD, whose product MAEQNTPGSTTAGSIEVGTAGAGAQLAGPGTGRDTVRQPIDARVAVKPSFDVNDFPVPTGREEDWRFTPLHRLGGLHDGKAAEAAAGEDKIELGLPEGVTSELVGRDDARVGKAGTPVDRVAAQAFSAFEQALVVTVPKETALTEPVRIDVHGEGGVRFAHLVVEVKPFAEAVVVLNHTGSGTRAANVDLLVGDGAKLTFVSVQDWERDAVHVAQQNALVGRDATFKSVVVTFGGDVVRLHPRVNYAAPGGEAELFGLYFADAGQHLEHRLVVDHDTPHCRSNVAYKGALQGQDAHAVWIGDVLIRAAALGTDTYELNRNLVLTDGARVDSVPNLEIETGEIVGAGHASATGRFDDEQLFYLQSRGIPADEARRLVVRGFFAELVQQIGVAEIQDRLLEKIEAELEETVA is encoded by the coding sequence ATGGCTGAGCAGAACACCCCCGGCTCCACCACCGCCGGCTCGATCGAGGTCGGCACCGCCGGCGCCGGCGCGCAGCTCGCCGGCCCGGGCACCGGGCGCGACACCGTCCGGCAGCCGATCGACGCCCGGGTCGCCGTCAAGCCGTCCTTCGACGTCAACGACTTCCCGGTGCCCACCGGCCGCGAGGAGGACTGGCGGTTCACCCCGCTGCACCGCCTCGGCGGGCTGCACGACGGCAAGGCCGCCGAGGCGGCCGCCGGCGAGGACAAGATCGAGCTGGGCCTGCCGGAGGGCGTCACCTCCGAGCTGGTCGGCCGGGACGACGCCCGGGTCGGCAAGGCCGGCACCCCGGTGGACCGGGTCGCCGCGCAGGCGTTCAGCGCCTTCGAGCAGGCCCTGGTGGTGACCGTCCCGAAGGAGACCGCGCTCACCGAGCCGGTCCGGATCGACGTGCACGGCGAGGGCGGCGTCCGCTTCGCCCACCTGGTGGTCGAGGTCAAGCCGTTCGCCGAGGCCGTCGTGGTGCTCAACCACACCGGCTCCGGCACCCGGGCCGCCAACGTCGACCTGCTGGTCGGCGACGGCGCCAAGCTCACCTTCGTCTCGGTCCAGGACTGGGAGCGCGACGCGGTGCACGTCGCCCAGCAGAACGCGCTGGTCGGCCGGGACGCCACCTTCAAGTCGGTGGTCGTCACCTTCGGCGGCGACGTGGTGCGCCTGCACCCGCGGGTCAACTACGCGGCCCCCGGCGGCGAGGCCGAGCTGTTCGGCCTGTACTTCGCGGACGCCGGGCAGCACCTGGAGCACCGCCTGGTCGTCGACCACGACACCCCGCACTGCCGCTCCAACGTCGCCTACAAGGGCGCGCTCCAGGGCCAGGACGCGCACGCGGTGTGGATCGGCGACGTGCTGATCCGGGCCGCCGCGCTGGGCACCGACACCTACGAGCTCAACCGCAACCTGGTGCTCACCGACGGCGCCCGGGTCGACTCGGTGCCGAACCTGGAGATCGAGACCGGCGAGATCGTCGGCGCCGGCCACGCCTCCGCCACCGGCCGCTTCGACGACGAGCAGCTGTTCTACCTGCAGTCCCGCGGCATCCCGGCCGACGAGGCCCGCCGCCTGGTGGTGCGCGGCTTCTTCGCCGAGTTGGTCCAGCAGATCGGCGTCGCCGAGATCCAGGACCGGCTGCTGGAGAAGATCGAGGCCGAACTGGAAGAGACCGTGGCATGA
- a CDS encoding non-heme iron oxygenase ferredoxin subunit, whose product MSYVRACALSVLQEDVPKKVELNGVPVAIVRTDEGVFAINDTCSHANVSLSEGEVEDCMIECWLHGSSFDLRTGKPSGLPATRPVAVYPVKIEGDDVLVSVNQEN is encoded by the coding sequence ATGAGCTACGTCCGGGCCTGCGCGCTGAGCGTCCTCCAGGAGGACGTGCCCAAGAAGGTCGAGCTGAACGGCGTCCCGGTGGCGATCGTCCGGACCGACGAGGGCGTGTTCGCCATCAACGACACCTGCTCGCACGCCAACGTCTCGCTGTCCGAGGGCGAGGTCGAGGACTGCATGATCGAGTGCTGGCTGCACGGCTCCAGCTTCGACCTGCGCACCGGCAAGCCGTCCGGGCTGCCCGCGACCAGGCCGGTCGCCGTCTACCCCGTAAAGATCGAAGGGGACGATGTGCTCGTCTCCGTCAACCAGGAGAACTGA
- the sufC gene encoding Fe-S cluster assembly ATPase SufC translates to MATLEIRDLHVSVDAEGGPREILKGVDLTVKQGETHAIMGPNGSGKSTLAYSLAGHPKYTVTGGQVLLDGEDVLEMSVDERARAGVFLAMQYPVEVPGVSVSNFLRTAATAVRGEAPKLRLWVKEVKEAMAALHMDPAFAERNVNEGFSGGEKKRHEILQLELLKPKIAILDETDSGLDVDALRIVSEGINRVRSTGEVGTLLVTHYTRILRYIKPDYVHVFAAGKIVESGGAELADKLEEEGYESYVKGGAAA, encoded by the coding sequence ATGGCAACGCTTGAAATCCGCGACCTGCACGTCTCCGTCGACGCCGAGGGCGGCCCGCGCGAGATCCTCAAGGGCGTCGACCTGACCGTCAAGCAGGGCGAGACCCACGCGATCATGGGCCCGAACGGCTCCGGCAAGTCGACCCTGGCCTACTCGCTGGCCGGGCACCCGAAGTACACCGTCACCGGCGGCCAGGTGCTGCTGGACGGCGAGGACGTGCTGGAGATGTCCGTCGACGAGCGCGCCCGGGCCGGCGTCTTCCTGGCCATGCAGTACCCGGTCGAGGTGCCCGGCGTCTCGGTCTCCAACTTCCTGCGCACCGCCGCCACCGCCGTCCGCGGCGAGGCCCCCAAGCTGCGGCTGTGGGTCAAGGAGGTCAAGGAGGCGATGGCCGCCCTGCACATGGACCCGGCGTTCGCCGAGCGCAACGTCAACGAGGGCTTCTCCGGCGGCGAGAAGAAGCGCCACGAGATCCTCCAGCTGGAGCTGCTCAAGCCGAAGATCGCGATCCTCGACGAGACCGACTCCGGCCTCGACGTCGACGCGCTGCGGATCGTCTCCGAGGGCATCAACCGGGTCCGCTCGACCGGCGAGGTCGGCACCCTGCTGGTCACCCACTACACCCGCATCCTGCGCTACATCAAGCCCGACTACGTCCACGTCTTCGCGGCCGGCAAGATCGTCGAGTCCGGCGGTGCCGAACTCGCCGACAAGCTGGAGGAAGAGGGCTACGAGAGCTACGTGAAGGGCGGCGCTGCCGCGTGA
- a CDS encoding cysteine desulfurase → MTHSHLTGLLDTDAIRKDFPVLSRQLHDGKPLVYLDNAATSQKPRQVLEALNAYYEQHNANVHRGVHVLAEEATALYEGARDKVASFINAPSRNEVIFTKNASESLNLVANMLGWADEPYKVDADSEIVITEMEHHSNIVPWQLLAQRTGAKLKWFGLTDDGRLDLSNIDELITEKTKIVSFTLVSNLLGTVNPVDAIVRKAQSVGALVAIDASQAAPHMALDVQALEADFVAFTGHKMVGPTGIGVLWGRQELLEDLPPFLGGGEMIETVTMGSSTYAPAPHKFEAGTPPIAQAVGLGAAIDYLSGIGMDRIAAHEHAITAYAIERLNEVPDLRIIGPRTAVDRGAAISFTLGDIHPHDVGQVLDEQGIAVRVGHHCARPVCLRYGIPATTRASFYLYSTPGEVDALIDGLHHVRNFFG, encoded by the coding sequence GTGACCCATTCCCATCTGACCGGACTCCTCGACACCGACGCCATCCGCAAGGACTTCCCCGTCCTGTCGCGGCAGCTGCACGACGGCAAGCCCCTGGTGTACCTGGACAACGCGGCGACCTCGCAGAAGCCGCGCCAGGTGCTGGAGGCGCTGAACGCCTACTACGAGCAGCACAACGCCAACGTCCACCGCGGCGTGCACGTGCTCGCCGAGGAGGCCACCGCGCTGTACGAGGGCGCCCGGGACAAGGTCGCGTCGTTCATCAACGCGCCCAGCCGCAACGAGGTGATCTTCACCAAGAACGCCTCGGAGTCGCTCAACCTGGTCGCCAACATGCTCGGCTGGGCCGACGAGCCGTACAAGGTCGACGCCGACTCGGAGATCGTGATCACCGAGATGGAGCACCACTCCAACATCGTGCCGTGGCAGCTGCTCGCGCAGCGCACCGGCGCGAAGCTGAAGTGGTTCGGGCTGACCGACGACGGCCGGCTCGACCTGTCGAACATCGACGAGCTGATCACCGAGAAGACGAAGATCGTCTCCTTCACGCTGGTCTCCAACCTGCTGGGCACCGTCAACCCGGTCGACGCGATCGTCCGCAAGGCGCAGTCGGTCGGCGCGCTGGTCGCCATCGACGCCTCGCAGGCCGCCCCGCACATGGCGCTGGACGTGCAGGCGCTGGAGGCCGACTTCGTCGCCTTCACCGGGCACAAGATGGTCGGTCCGACCGGCATCGGCGTGCTCTGGGGCCGCCAGGAGCTGCTGGAGGACCTCCCGCCGTTCCTCGGCGGCGGCGAGATGATCGAGACCGTGACGATGGGCTCGTCCACCTACGCGCCCGCGCCGCACAAGTTCGAGGCCGGCACCCCGCCGATCGCCCAGGCGGTCGGGCTCGGCGCGGCCATCGACTACCTGTCCGGCATCGGCATGGACCGGATCGCCGCGCACGAGCACGCGATCACCGCGTACGCCATCGAGCGCCTGAACGAGGTGCCCGACCTGCGGATCATCGGCCCGCGCACGGCCGTCGACCGCGGCGCGGCGATCTCCTTCACGCTCGGCGACATCCACCCGCACGACGTCGGCCAGGTCCTCGACGAGCAGGGCATCGCGGTCCGGGTCGGCCACCACTGCGCACGGCCGGTCTGCCTGCGGTACGGAATTCCGGCGACCACCAGGGCGTCGTTCTACCTGTACTCCACGCCCGGCGAGGTGGACGCGCTGATCGACGGTCTCCACCACGTCCGCAACTTCTTCGGCTGA
- the sufU gene encoding Fe-S cluster assembly sulfur transfer protein SufU: protein MKLDSMYQEIILDHYRNPHGKGLRDGDAEVHHVNPTCGDEITLRVRLDGAVVADVSYDSQGCSISQASASVLNDLVVGKSVGEAQQIQEAFLELMQSKGQAEGDEEVLEDAVAFAGVSKYPARVKCALLSWMAWKDATAKALGGQPPLTD from the coding sequence ATGAAGCTCGACTCGATGTACCAGGAGATCATCCTGGACCACTACCGCAACCCCCACGGCAAGGGGCTGCGGGACGGCGACGCCGAGGTCCACCACGTCAACCCGACCTGCGGCGACGAGATCACCCTGCGGGTGCGGCTCGACGGCGCGGTCGTCGCCGACGTCTCCTACGACTCGCAGGGCTGCTCGATCAGCCAGGCCTCCGCCTCCGTGCTCAACGACCTCGTGGTCGGCAAGTCGGTCGGCGAGGCCCAGCAGATCCAGGAGGCCTTCCTCGAGCTGATGCAGAGCAAGGGCCAGGCCGAGGGCGACGAGGAGGTGCTGGAGGACGCCGTCGCCTTCGCCGGGGTCTCCAAGTACCCGGCCCGGGTCAAGTGCGCCTTGCTCAGCTGGATGGCCTGGAAGGACGCCACCGCCAAGGCGCTCGGCGGCCAGCCCCCCCTCACCGACTGA
- a CDS encoding metal-sulfur cluster assembly factor — MEALMDVVDPELGIDVVNLGLIYGLHIDEDDTATVDMTLTSAACPLTDVIEDQARTATDGLVKDLRINWVWMPPWGPDKITDEGRDQLRALGFNV, encoded by the coding sequence ATGGAGGCCCTGATGGACGTCGTCGACCCCGAGCTGGGCATCGACGTCGTCAACCTCGGCCTGATCTACGGCCTGCACATCGACGAGGACGACACCGCCACCGTCGACATGACGCTGACCTCCGCGGCCTGCCCCCTCACCGACGTCATCGAGGACCAGGCCCGCACCGCCACCGACGGCCTGGTCAAGGACCTGCGGATCAACTGGGTCTGGATGCCGCCGTGGGGCCCCGACAAGATCACCGACGAGGGCCGCGACCAGCTCCGCGCGCTGGGCTTCAACGTCTGA
- a CDS encoding MFS transporter, giving the protein MADLSPAGPGLSTAQYAGRRLSEALLPLELAPRKQLQLAAISRWNALRGIRVGLVAAALLLMLIGANLATPLYPVLQQRLGLNPLDTTVLFTVYVFALVPVLAAVGHWSDHLGRRALILPAVALAAAGDAVFATAGSFWQLAAGRAVQGVAVGLSTGAAGAALGDLLPDRPTLAAKLTLACSAGGVALGPLVGAALTDDAKPLLGPFLPHAVALLALCVPLALVHPRMPGSVRPPASPPRVTTPAHLRPQRLQLPRAGRREFLLAAAAGFVSYAVFGVYLALAPAFSASLLHTRSPMAGAAVAALLLGSSAAAQLLVPPTSDRVVVAGGLTGLAAGLGLLTTAAATGTPALLFVGSVLAGVSQGIAFRSLFTAAVAALDPARRGSELSALWVIVYLGSSAPIIAVGALVRAYGLLPAVTAFALTAATAALALATTVLRRPH; this is encoded by the coding sequence ATGGCGGACCTCTCCCCCGCCGGCCCCGGCCTGAGCACCGCTCAGTACGCCGGCCGCCGACTGTCGGAGGCCCTGCTCCCCCTGGAGCTCGCTCCCCGCAAGCAGCTCCAGCTCGCCGCGATCAGCCGCTGGAACGCGCTGCGCGGCATCCGCGTCGGCCTGGTGGCCGCCGCCCTGCTGCTGATGCTGATCGGCGCGAACCTCGCCACCCCGCTCTACCCGGTGCTGCAACAGCGCCTCGGGCTGAACCCGCTGGACACCACCGTCCTGTTCACGGTCTACGTGTTCGCGCTGGTCCCGGTGCTGGCCGCGGTCGGCCACTGGTCGGACCACTTGGGGCGGCGCGCCCTGATCCTGCCCGCGGTGGCGCTGGCCGCCGCCGGGGACGCGGTGTTCGCCACCGCCGGGTCGTTCTGGCAGCTGGCCGCCGGCCGGGCCGTGCAGGGCGTCGCGGTCGGCCTGTCCACCGGCGCGGCGGGCGCCGCCCTCGGCGACCTGCTGCCGGACCGCCCCACGCTGGCCGCCAAGCTCACCCTGGCCTGTTCGGCGGGCGGCGTCGCGCTCGGCCCGCTGGTCGGCGCCGCGCTCACCGACGACGCGAAGCCGCTGCTCGGCCCGTTCCTGCCGCACGCCGTCGCGCTGCTGGCGCTGTGCGTGCCGCTGGCCCTGGTGCACCCGCGGATGCCCGGCTCGGTCCGCCCCCCGGCCTCCCCGCCGCGCGTCACCACCCCCGCCCACCTGCGGCCGCAGCGGCTGCAGCTGCCGCGCGCCGGGCGCCGCGAGTTCCTGCTCGCCGCCGCCGCGGGCTTCGTCTCGTACGCGGTCTTCGGCGTCTACCTGGCGCTCGCCCCCGCGTTCTCCGCCTCCCTGCTGCACACCCGCTCCCCGATGGCGGGCGCGGCCGTCGCCGCCCTGCTGCTGGGCTCCTCGGCCGCCGCCCAGCTGCTCGTCCCGCCGACCTCCGACCGGGTGGTGGTCGCCGGCGGCCTGACCGGCCTGGCCGCGGGCCTGGGCCTGCTCACCACAGCCGCCGCCACCGGCACCCCCGCCCTGCTGTTCGTCGGCAGCGTGCTGGCCGGCGTCAGCCAGGGCATCGCCTTCCGCTCCCTGTTCACCGCCGCCGTCGCCGCCCTCGACCCGGCCCGCCGCGGCAGCGAGCTCTCCGCCCTCTGGGTGATCGTCTACCTGGGCTCCTCCGCCCCGATCATCGCCGTCGGCGCCCTGGTCCGCGCCTACGGCCTCCTCCCCGCCGTCACCGCCTTCGCCCTCACCGCCGCCACCGCCGCCCTCGCCCTGGCCACCACCGTCCTGCGCCGCCCCCACTGA
- a CDS encoding alkaline phosphatase PhoX, with the protein MSLSRRDFVNRSTVLGAGVLIAGSAEVLATAPGAIAAPAGGDAAVAKGGHTAVGYGELVSDPKGLLALPKGFSYEVVTHSGRTTLVTGETTPSNHDGTAAFEGRHGATLLVNNHELAGPRANWPHPVPLLEGHVYDPAAAGGCTVVEVSGHGDGHGHGDGHDHGRGDDHDRGHGHGRRQVREWVGIAGTATNCAGGATPWGTWLTCEETEDKAGTNGFTKDHGYVFEVDPHDQDANRNPQPIKALGRFAHEAVVIDERRGHAYLTEDAAKPNGLFYRWTPPAGFRHGRGRLRTLAADAGVLEALKAFDSRGKLVDDLSRATKPGTTYGADWVKVQDRDARTTSIRKQFKDGEITRARKLEGMWWGDNGIYFVSSFAREESPLPHDGQVWFYDPARRTLTLKVILGVNDEIWTDQGNFDGPDNITVSPHGGLIIAEDGNGLQHLFGTTSDGRTYALARNELNNGTAQEPEFSEFTGVTFSPDGRTLFANIQEPGIMLAITGPWHRM; encoded by the coding sequence ATGTCGCTGTCCCGTCGGGACTTCGTGAACCGTTCGACCGTCCTCGGGGCAGGTGTCCTGATCGCCGGCAGCGCCGAGGTGCTGGCCACCGCCCCCGGCGCGATCGCCGCCCCGGCGGGCGGGGACGCCGCCGTCGCCAAGGGCGGGCACACCGCGGTCGGCTACGGCGAGCTGGTCTCCGACCCGAAGGGCCTGCTGGCGCTGCCGAAGGGCTTCTCGTACGAGGTCGTCACGCACTCCGGCCGGACCACCCTGGTCACCGGCGAGACCACCCCCAGCAACCACGACGGCACCGCCGCGTTCGAGGGCCGCCACGGGGCGACCCTGCTGGTCAACAACCACGAGCTGGCCGGCCCGCGGGCCAACTGGCCGCACCCGGTGCCGCTGCTGGAGGGCCACGTCTACGACCCGGCGGCGGCCGGCGGCTGCACCGTCGTCGAGGTCTCCGGCCACGGTGACGGCCACGGCCACGGTGACGGCCACGACCACGGCCGGGGCGACGACCACGACCGGGGCCACGGCCACGGCCGCCGCCAGGTCCGCGAGTGGGTCGGCATCGCCGGCACCGCCACCAACTGCGCCGGTGGCGCCACCCCGTGGGGCACCTGGCTGACCTGCGAGGAGACCGAGGACAAGGCCGGGACCAACGGCTTCACCAAGGACCACGGCTACGTCTTCGAGGTCGACCCGCACGACCAGGACGCCAACCGGAACCCGCAGCCGATCAAGGCGCTCGGCCGGTTCGCCCACGAGGCCGTCGTCATCGACGAGAGGCGCGGCCACGCCTACCTGACCGAGGACGCCGCCAAGCCCAACGGCCTGTTCTACCGCTGGACCCCGCCGGCCGGCTTCCGGCACGGCAGGGGCCGGCTGCGCACCCTGGCCGCCGACGCCGGCGTGCTGGAGGCGCTGAAGGCGTTCGACTCCCGGGGCAAGCTGGTCGACGACCTGTCCCGGGCCACCAAGCCCGGCACCACGTACGGCGCCGACTGGGTCAAGGTGCAGGACCGCGACGCCCGCACCACCTCGATCCGCAAGCAGTTCAAGGACGGCGAGATCACCCGGGCCCGCAAGCTGGAGGGCATGTGGTGGGGCGACAACGGCATCTACTTCGTCTCCTCCTTCGCCCGTGAGGAGTCGCCGCTCCCGCACGACGGGCAGGTCTGGTTCTACGACCCGGCCCGGCGCACCCTGACCCTGAAGGTCATCCTCGGCGTCAACGACGAGATCTGGACCGACCAGGGCAACTTCGACGGCCCCGACAACATCACCGTCTCGCCCCACGGCGGCCTGATCATCGCCGAGGACGGCAACGGCCTCCAGCACCTGTTCGGCACCACCTCGGACGGGCGGACGTACGCGCTGGCGCGCAACGAGCTCAACAACGGCACCGCGCAGGAGCCGGAGTTCAGCGAGTTCACCGGCGTGACCTTCTCGCCCGACGGGCGGACGCTGTTCGCGAACATCCAGGAGCCGGGCATCATGCTGGCGATCACCGGTCCGTGGCACCGGATGTGA
- a CDS encoding CdaR family transcriptional regulator, with translation MTGLPLRQLLMSLGEPLVELQAAPAGLDVPVRHVSILDPEDPPTAAPGELVLAIGARGRAALPALRAAGRARAAAVAVKLDGPGQADALREAATEAGVALLSVRRETRWEHLDSLARTLLSGAEDPGGADGPGPGGPATGDLFSLAQTVAVLTGGIVSIEDTSSRVLAYSRTSETDEVDDLRRLSILGRQGPEPYLAKLREWGVFSHLRGSEGAIEIAAHPELGIRRRLAIAIRSGAQPLGTIWVQEGSRPLTDTAEQALVGAARVAAGQLVRRRRELSADTRLTQTLLTGLLEGSTGPQSLATHLGLDLRRPATVLAYAPAATDGRDAELSRDEVTGLISVHTAARHRGALLAPVDSRVYVLLPELPPGLPAATLRDWTQETVDAARDHLSIPLRAAIGPTVPGLADVPASRAQADRILDAMGRGGVVPDVAALQDVQAEVLVSEVLALLQDRPELRDPRLTALTAYDARHHTRLAESVLAYLDALGEVRTAADALHIHPNTLRYRVRRAEQLTGLDLAQPQQRLLAMLQLRLSEH, from the coding sequence ATGACCGGCCTCCCGCTCCGCCAGCTGCTGATGTCGCTCGGCGAGCCCCTGGTGGAGCTGCAGGCCGCGCCCGCCGGGCTGGACGTCCCGGTCCGGCACGTGTCGATCCTGGACCCGGAGGACCCGCCCACCGCGGCCCCCGGCGAACTCGTGCTGGCCATCGGCGCCCGCGGCCGGGCCGCGCTGCCCGCGCTGCGCGCCGCCGGACGGGCCCGGGCCGCCGCCGTCGCCGTGAAGCTGGACGGGCCGGGGCAGGCCGACGCGCTGCGCGAGGCCGCCACCGAGGCGGGCGTGGCGCTGCTGTCGGTGCGCCGGGAGACCCGCTGGGAGCACCTCGACTCGCTGGCCCGCACCCTGCTGTCCGGCGCGGAGGACCCCGGGGGCGCCGACGGCCCGGGCCCGGGCGGGCCCGCCACCGGCGACCTGTTCTCGCTGGCCCAGACCGTCGCCGTGCTCACCGGCGGCATCGTCTCGATCGAGGACACCTCCAGCCGGGTGCTGGCGTACTCGCGCACCTCGGAGACCGACGAGGTGGACGACCTGCGCCGGCTGTCCATCCTGGGCCGGCAGGGCCCGGAGCCGTACCTCGCCAAGCTCCGCGAGTGGGGCGTCTTCTCGCACCTGCGCGGCTCCGAGGGCGCGATCGAGATCGCCGCCCACCCGGAGCTGGGCATCCGCCGCCGGCTGGCGATCGCGATCCGCTCCGGCGCGCAGCCGCTCGGCACCATCTGGGTGCAGGAGGGCTCCCGCCCGCTGACCGACACCGCCGAGCAGGCCCTGGTCGGCGCCGCCCGGGTCGCGGCCGGCCAACTGGTGCGCCGCCGACGGGAGTTGTCGGCGGACACCCGGCTCACCCAGACCCTGCTGACCGGCCTGCTGGAGGGCTCCACCGGCCCGCAGTCGCTGGCCACCCACCTCGGCCTGGACCTGCGCCGCCCGGCCACCGTCCTCGCCTACGCCCCCGCCGCCACCGACGGCCGGGACGCCGAACTCTCCCGGGACGAGGTCACCGGCCTGATCTCGGTGCACACCGCCGCCCGGCACCGCGGCGCCCTGCTGGCCCCGGTCGACTCCCGGGTCTACGTCCTGCTGCCCGAACTCCCGCCCGGCCTGCCGGCCGCCACCCTGCGCGACTGGACGCAGGAGACCGTCGACGCCGCCCGCGACCACCTCTCCATCCCGCTGCGGGCCGCGATCGGCCCCACCGTGCCCGGCCTCGCCGACGTCCCCGCCTCCCGCGCCCAGGCCGACCGGATCCTCGACGCGATGGGCCGCGGCGGCGTCGTCCCGGACGTCGCTGCGCTCCAGGACGTCCAGGCCGAGGTGCTGGTCTCCGAGGTCCTCGCCCTGCTCCAGGACCGGCCGGAACTGCGCGACCCCCGGCTGACCGCGCTCACCGCCTACGACGCCCGCCACCACACCCGCCTGGCCGAGTCCGTGCTCGCCTACCTCGACGCCCTCGGCGAGGTCCGCACCGCCGCGGACGCCCTGCACATCCACCCCAACACCCTGCGCTACCGGGTGCGCAGGGCCGAGCAGCTCACCGGCCTCGACCTGGCCCAGCCCCAGCAGCGCCTGCTCGCCATGCTCCAACTGCGGCTGTCCGAGCACTGA